The following coding sequences lie in one Candidatus Phytoplasma solani genomic window:
- a CDS encoding M42 family metallopeptidase: MVLLDKKKEVSKFVVNHIKDNVDAIEYDNLGTVIARKGSIGPRIMFAGHLDEIGLIVTQITADGFLKFKTIGGWFSQVMLAQVWQIRTSKGILKAITGCKPPHVMTYTERNRIVDITTMYLDIGVSSKEEAINLGVRIGDMVTPYTEFSTLGNSDYLLGKGLDNRVGVAIVMQLLQNTQSVNNQFFGAFTVQEEVGLRGAKTSAHKIHPQIAIAVDTGIANDVPGGDKEGHTLGKGPQVLVYDGGLVAHRGLRQLVLDIAQEHKIPIQEVGESGGSTDAGSIHLAREGAAALSLGVPVRYIHAHTSIVHKQDIQNTIKLLTLLLNQLDEAKVQEILFQ; encoded by the coding sequence ATGGTATTGCTGGACAAGAAAAAAGAAGTTTCGAAATTTGTAGTTAATCATATTAAAGATAATGTCGATGCAATTGAATATGATAATTTAGGTACTGTAATTGCTCGCAAAGGTTCTATTGGACCTCGCATTATGTTTGCAGGTCATCTCGATGAAATTGGTTTAATCGTGACTCAAATTACTGCCGATGGTTTTTTAAAATTTAAAACTATTGGTGGTTGGTTTTCGCAAGTCATGTTAGCCCAAGTTTGGCAAATTCGGACTTCCAAAGGTATATTAAAAGCAATTACTGGTTGTAAACCCCCCCATGTTATGACTTATACCGAAAGAAACCGTATTGTTGATATTACTACTATGTATCTAGATATCGGTGTTTCCAGTAAAGAAGAAGCCATTAATTTAGGCGTTCGCATTGGTGATATGGTTACTCCTTATACCGAATTTAGCACTTTAGGCAATTCAGATTATTTATTAGGCAAAGGTTTAGATAATCGGGTAGGAGTTGCTATTGTAATGCAACTTTTACAAAACACCCAATCAGTTAACAATCAATTTTTTGGAGCCTTTACTGTTCAAGAAGAAGTTGGTTTGCGTGGCGCTAAAACTAGTGCTCACAAAATTCATCCTCAGATTGCTATTGCAGTTGATACTGGGATTGCCAATGATGTTCCAGGTGGCGACAAAGAAGGTCACACTTTAGGTAAAGGTCCGCAAGTTTTAGTTTATGATGGTGGGTTAGTAGCTCACCGAGGATTACGTCAATTGGTTTTAGATATCGCTCAAGAACACAAAATTCCTATTCAAGAAGTAGGTGAAAGCGGTGGCAGTACTGATGCTGGAAGTATACATTTAGCTCGCGAAGGGGCAGCAGCTTTATCGTTGGGCGTTCCTGTGCGTTATATTCACGCTCACACTTCTATCGTACATAAACAAGATATTCAAAACACTATCAAACTTTTAACTTTGTTATTGAATCAACTAGATGAAGCCAAAGTGCAAGAAATCTTGTTTCAATAA
- a CDS encoding CHC2 zinc finger domain-containing protein, which produces MNQTLTREKIEYVKKNTPVLSLIQELLPNLQIKRKGKNYFSFCPFHSEKIASFCISVEKNIAVCMSYKVGGDSITILQKIKKD; this is translated from the coding sequence ATGAATCAAACATTAACAAGAGAAAAAATAGAATATGTAAAAAAAAATACTCCTGTTTTGTCTTTAATTCAAGAGTTGTTGCCTAATTTACAAATCAAAAGAAAGGGAAAAAATTATTTTTCGTTTTGTCCTTTTCATAGTGAAAAAATCGCTTCATTTTGTATTTCGGTTGAGAAAAATATAGCAGTTTGTATGAGTTATAAGGTAGGGGGAGATTCAATTACAATATTACAAAAAATAAAAAAAGACTAA
- the rplT gene encoding 50S ribosomal protein L20: MAKISFVPARHKRRKKVLKMAKGYFGSKSTLYKTAHEQVMRSLKYAYRDRKQRKRDFRKLWISRINAGATALGIQYSRLMHGLVLAKVDVNRKVLADLAHQQPEVFADYVQLAKVTLEQFHAELKVQQRSSFETTPTQLTTPIVKKDQKIVKSNKIAPAPVKQEKIIKHEQQLITPSKTTPVKSSQSSQLSQPTEQKEQKEQKEQKEQKEQKEQKEQKEQKEQKEQKEQKEQKEQKEQKEQKEQKEQKEQKEQKEQKPASLVQLSSTLPQVSVSEINHMLLPELKQLAKEYHIPGVYKLKKAEIVALLIEMFTK; this comes from the coding sequence ATGGCTAAAATTAGTTTTGTACCCGCAAGACATAAACGTCGCAAAAAAGTTTTAAAAATGGCTAAAGGTTATTTTGGTTCAAAAAGTACTCTTTACAAAACCGCTCACGAACAAGTTATGCGTTCTTTGAAATATGCTTATAGAGATCGTAAACAAAGGAAAAGAGATTTTCGTAAATTATGGATTTCCCGCATTAACGCCGGCGCTACGGCGTTAGGAATACAATATTCTCGTTTGATGCATGGTCTTGTTTTGGCTAAAGTCGATGTCAATCGTAAAGTTTTAGCTGACTTGGCTCATCAACAACCTGAAGTTTTTGCTGATTATGTTCAATTAGCTAAAGTTACTTTGGAACAATTCCACGCAGAACTAAAAGTTCAACAAAGATCATCATTTGAAACAACGCCAACTCAACTAACTACTCCAATAGTTAAAAAAGATCAAAAAATTGTCAAATCGAATAAAATAGCTCCAGCTCCAGTCAAACAAGAAAAAATAATTAAACATGAACAACAACTTATTACCCCTAGCAAAACAACTCCAGTAAAATCATCACAATCATCACAATTATCACAACCAACAGAACAAAAAGAACAAAAAGAACAAAAAGAACAAAAAGAACAAAAAGAACAAAAAGAACAAAAAGAACAAAAAGAACAAAAAGAACAAAAAGAACAAAAAGAACAAAAAGAACAAAAAGAACAAAAAGAACAAAAAGAACAAAAAGAACAAAAAGAACAAAAAGAACAAAAAGAACAAAAAGAACAAAAACCTGCCTCCCTTGTTCAATTATCATCAACCTTGCCTCAAGTTTCTGTCTCCGAAATAAATCATATGTTATTGCCTGAATTAAAACAATTAGCTAAAGAATATCATATTCCTGGCGTCTATAAACTTAAAAAAGCGGAGATAGTTGCTCTTTTAATTGAAATGTTTACTAAATAA
- the rpmI gene encoding 50S ribosomal protein L35: MIKKKFHSGLKKRIKVTKKKKLLRGHAFKNHLAASKTTKQNRQLRGMTCVDSTDYKRIKTLIRGL, from the coding sequence ATGATTAAAAAAAAATTTCATAGTGGACTGAAAAAACGTATAAAAGTTACTAAAAAGAAAAAATTATTAAGAGGTCACGCTTTTAAAAACCATCTTGCAGCTTCTAAAACCACTAAACAAAACAGACAATTAAGAGGCATGACATGTGTTGATAGTACCGATTATAAAAGAATTAAAACTCTTATTAGAGGATTATAG
- the leuS gene encoding leucine--tRNA ligase — translation MAKLNYDFKKIENKWQNYWNNNKIFKTSYNFNKKKFYCLDMFPYPSSSGLHIGHIEGYTASDIVNRFKRMQGYNVLHPFGWDSFGLPSEQYALKTGKNPKYFTYENINNFKKQIKMLGKGVDWDKELSTSDPSFYSWTQWIFKKLYEKKLAVLKDIEVNFCPKLGTALANEEVISNEKGLFSERGNYPVIKKKMKQWVLKITDYAERLLADLDLVDWSDNLKEMQINWIGKTEGANVSFALVNQDITLKAFTTRPDTIFGVTFLLVAPEHELVSQLTTSQQQKQVLAYLELTKQKKDLERDINKDKSGVFTGSYAINPCNGQKIPIWIADYVLLHFGTGVLMGVPSHDQRDFEFARKHNLEMIQVIQPNVSIENPQLEAFIGDGIHINSDFLNGLDNRQAHKKIMQFLEEKGCGHSYRTYKFHDWVFSRQRYWGEPIPIFYDENNDIHTIDDAFLPLELPVLDKIQPSGTGQSPLSKAHFWLYFEKEGKKYRRDSNTMTQLAGSSWYYIGYILKNYLGLIPLNKPEAKQLLDYFLPVDLYIGGAEHAVGHLLYARFWHKFLYDLGLVSQKEPFQKLVNQGIILGHDHTKMSKSKGNGVSASLMLEKYGADVLRTYIMFMGPLEDIKSWHELGFKGIQRFFNRIYQMFSFEMTIQKDPMLEKLLHQTINTVTQDYEKLKFNTVISQLMIFVNQVYKYQKLAKEQAQIFLQMLNPIAPHFTEELNAIILKNKETLVNMSWPSFNPKHLETSLVKIIVQVNGKMRSILELSVNLSSEQIKTLALKDPKVHKFIFQKTVQKVIFVPNKLLNIVV, via the coding sequence ATGGCTAAATTAAATTATGATTTTAAAAAAATAGAAAATAAATGGCAAAATTATTGGAATAACAATAAAATTTTTAAAACAAGTTATAATTTTAATAAAAAAAAATTTTATTGTTTAGATATGTTCCCTTATCCTTCTTCTTCTGGATTGCATATTGGTCATATTGAAGGTTATACTGCTAGTGATATAGTTAATAGATTCAAAAGAATGCAAGGATATAATGTTTTGCACCCTTTTGGTTGGGATTCTTTTGGATTACCTTCTGAACAATATGCTTTAAAAACAGGTAAAAATCCTAAATATTTTACTTACGAAAATATAAATAATTTTAAAAAACAAATAAAAATGTTGGGTAAAGGAGTTGATTGGGATAAAGAATTATCAACTTCTGACCCTTCTTTTTATAGTTGGACTCAATGGATTTTTAAAAAACTGTATGAAAAAAAATTAGCAGTTTTAAAAGATATAGAAGTTAATTTTTGTCCTAAGCTAGGGACAGCTCTTGCCAACGAAGAAGTTATTTCAAACGAAAAAGGTCTTTTTTCTGAAAGAGGCAATTACCCTGTTATTAAAAAAAAGATGAAACAATGGGTTTTAAAAATTACTGATTATGCTGAAAGACTTTTAGCGGATTTAGATTTAGTTGATTGGTCTGATAATTTAAAAGAAATGCAAATCAATTGGATCGGTAAAACCGAAGGAGCCAATGTTTCTTTTGCTCTTGTGAACCAAGATATCACTTTGAAAGCTTTTACAACTCGCCCTGATACCATCTTTGGCGTTACTTTTTTATTGGTAGCTCCTGAACATGAGTTAGTGTCGCAACTGACTACTAGTCAACAGCAAAAACAAGTTTTAGCTTATCTAGAATTAACTAAACAAAAAAAAGATTTAGAAAGAGATATTAATAAGGATAAAAGTGGTGTTTTTACTGGTAGTTATGCCATTAATCCTTGTAATGGTCAAAAAATTCCTATTTGGATTGCTGATTATGTGTTGTTGCATTTTGGGACAGGTGTTTTAATGGGTGTTCCTAGCCATGATCAAAGAGATTTTGAATTTGCCCGCAAACACAATTTAGAAATGATTCAAGTTATTCAACCTAATGTATCCATTGAAAACCCCCAATTAGAAGCATTTATAGGCGATGGCATTCACATTAATAGTGATTTTTTAAATGGTTTAGATAATCGTCAAGCCCACAAAAAAATAATGCAATTTTTGGAAGAAAAAGGTTGTGGTCATTCTTATCGTACTTATAAATTTCATGATTGGGTTTTTTCGCGTCAAAGATATTGGGGTGAACCGATACCTATTTTCTACGATGAAAATAACGATATCCATACTATTGATGATGCTTTTTTACCTTTAGAATTACCTGTTTTAGATAAAATTCAACCTTCAGGAACGGGGCAATCGCCTTTATCGAAAGCTCATTTTTGGTTATATTTCGAAAAAGAAGGTAAAAAATATCGCAGAGATTCTAATACCATGACCCAATTAGCAGGGAGTTCTTGGTATTATATTGGTTATATTTTAAAAAATTATTTGGGGTTAATTCCTTTAAACAAACCCGAGGCTAAACAATTATTAGATTATTTTTTGCCTGTTGATTTATACATTGGTGGAGCAGAACATGCAGTCGGGCATTTATTATATGCTCGTTTTTGGCATAAATTTTTATATGATCTAGGTTTAGTTTCCCAAAAAGAACCTTTTCAAAAGTTAGTCAATCAAGGTATTATTTTGGGTCATGATCATACTAAAATGTCTAAATCTAAGGGTAATGGTGTAAGTGCTTCTTTAATGTTGGAAAAATATGGGGCTGATGTTTTAAGAACGTATATTATGTTTATGGGTCCTTTAGAAGATATTAAAAGTTGGCATGAATTAGGTTTCAAAGGAATACAACGTTTTTTCAATAGAATTTATCAAATGTTTTCTTTTGAAATGACTATTCAAAAAGACCCTATGTTAGAAAAATTACTTCATCAAACCATAAACACAGTCACTCAAGATTATGAAAAATTAAAGTTTAATACAGTGATTAGTCAATTGATGATTTTTGTCAATCAAGTTTATAAATATCAAAAACTAGCCAAAGAACAAGCTCAAATTTTTTTACAAATGTTAAATCCAATTGCCCCTCATTTTACTGAAGAATTAAATGCTATAATTTTAAAAAATAAAGAAACATTAGTTAATATGTCCTGGCCTTCGTTTAATCCGAAACACTTAGAAACTTCATTAGTTAAAATCATTGTTCAAGTGAATGGCAAAATGCGATCTATTTTAGAATTATCGGTTAATCTTTCTTCAGAACAAATTAAAACCTTAGCTTTGAAAGACCCAAAAGTGCATAAATTTATTTTTCAAAAAACAGTTCAAAAAGTTATTTTTGTTCCGAATAAGTTGTTAAATATTGTTGTTTAA
- the acpP gene encoding acyl carrier protein codes for MVLAKIKALIASQLSLDQSSITLKTRFKEDLGLDSLDALELITEVEKIFNISISDITMQNFKKVEDIVLYIEKNLS; via the coding sequence ATGGTTTTAGCAAAAATCAAAGCTTTAATAGCTTCCCAATTATCCTTAGATCAAAGTTCAATCACCTTAAAGACTCGTTTCAAAGAAGATTTGGGGCTAGATTCGTTGGATGCTTTGGAATTAATCACGGAAGTAGAAAAAATATTTAATATTAGTATTAGCGATATAACGATGCAAAATTTTAAAAAAGTAGAAGATATAGTTTTATACATCGAAAAAAATCTTTCCTAA
- the gmk gene encoding guanylate kinase: MKLNQKGLLIVLSGPSGVGKATVRKALFEMTNHNFVYSISATTRSPRPGEEEGKDYYFLTKEEFELGIKNNQFLEWAQFIDHYYGTPKKQIQDCLKMGKEVFLEIEVEGATHLRKKRIPNAVFIFLVPPRKKALYERLKKRGTEKYDNIVKRIKKANKEFPLAYKYDYIVVNDDVNNAADRIIAIIRAEHAKTKRSMRNYLKILEEDGYAEQ; this comes from the coding sequence GTGAAATTAAACCAAAAAGGTCTTTTAATAGTTCTTTCTGGTCCTTCGGGAGTTGGCAAAGCGACAGTGAGAAAGGCTTTATTTGAAATGACAAATCACAATTTTGTTTATTCTATTTCAGCTACCACAAGGTCTCCACGTCCAGGCGAAGAAGAAGGAAAGGATTATTATTTTCTCACCAAAGAAGAATTTGAATTAGGAATTAAAAATAATCAATTTTTAGAATGGGCTCAGTTTATCGATCATTATTATGGTACACCGAAAAAACAAATTCAAGATTGTTTAAAAATGGGGAAAGAAGTTTTTTTAGAAATTGAAGTTGAGGGGGCAACTCATTTAAGAAAAAAAAGGATACCCAATGCTGTTTTTATTTTTTTAGTCCCCCCGCGCAAAAAAGCCCTTTATGAACGATTAAAAAAAAGAGGCACAGAAAAATATGACAACATTGTCAAACGTATTAAAAAAGCCAACAAAGAATTCCCTTTAGCCTATAAATATGATTATATCGTCGTTAATGATGACGTCAATAATGCAGCTGATCGCATTATTGCAATCATTAGGGCAGAACACGCAAAAACTAAACGTAGTATGCGTAATTATTTAAAAATTTTAGAAGAGGATGGTTATGCTGAACAGTAA
- the rpoZ gene encoding DNA-directed RNA polymerase subunit omega — protein MLNSKKINKDGLSYPSIDKLLDKINSKYKLVHVASKIAHVIETKKKPLPELICNKVIGKALEEIINNKVKFVFKQN, from the coding sequence ATGCTGAACAGTAAAAAAATAAATAAAGATGGGTTAAGTTATCCTTCTATCGATAAACTTTTAGATAAAATCAATTCTAAATACAAATTAGTCCATGTGGCTAGTAAAATAGCTCATGTAATAGAAACGAAAAAAAAACCACTTCCTGAGTTGATTTGTAATAAAGTAATTGGTAAAGCTTTAGAAGAAATTATTAACAATAAAGTTAAATTTGTTTTTAAACAAAACTAA
- a CDS encoding DnaB-like helicase C-terminal domain-containing protein, translating to MLGARPGVGKTAFMMNVAVVMAKKNKKVAIFSLEMTYEQLYLRCLSQASRVPLKKIVLGDLSQEEMKKVEEETINLKKLFLATNDNSACSLKDIKTICKNNKIDIILIDYLQLLPDRPVKTISSQLKIIAKELNIPILCLAQLSRDVEKSFKKRKPQLSDLRDTGTIEQDADMVMFLHPTKQKEIIELLLIKNRNGINNKSYYLRFDGAIQKFSEIKLKNTDIENE from the coding sequence ATTTTAGGAGCTCGTCCGGGTGTAGGCAAAACCGCTTTTATGATGAATGTTGCTGTTGTAATGGCAAAAAAGAACAAAAAAGTAGCTATTTTTAGTTTGGAAATGACTTACGAACAATTATATTTAAGGTGTTTAAGTCAAGCTTCAAGAGTACCTCTTAAAAAGATTGTTTTAGGGGATTTAAGCCAAGAAGAAATGAAAAAGGTTGAAGAAGAAACAATTAACCTTAAAAAATTATTTTTAGCTACCAACGATAACAGCGCTTGCAGTTTAAAAGACATTAAAACTATCTGCAAAAACAACAAAATAGATATTATTTTAATTGATTATCTGCAATTATTACCAGATAGGCCAGTAAAAACAATTTCTTCACAGTTAAAAATAATCGCAAAAGAACTCAATATTCCTATTTTGTGTTTGGCTCAATTAAGTCGTGATGTTGAAAAAAGCTTTAAAAAAAGAAAACCGCAATTATCAGATTTAAGAGACACAGGCACCATCGAACAAGACGCTGATATGGTGATGTTTTTACATCCTACCAAACAAAAAGAAATAATAGAGTTATTATTAATCAAAAACCGTAATGGCATTAACAATAAAAGCTATTATTTAAGGTTTGATGGCGCTATACAAAAATTTAGTGAAATTAAACTTAAAAATACAGATATAGAAAATGAATAA
- a CDS encoding sigma-70 family RNA polymerase sigma factor yields the protein MLRQELFKDFLKNKKNLEIRNQLIELHLPLVKKLTYQFKYYPRVLTKEDLYQEGVLGLIKALNNYQDLGYDFISYATPTIKSEIRELVRKSHSPSIPQKTTKPNNISFKEEKYKQPNWDKIPNPHQLCLKQVKHELLIKKLKTKLSKNEFNVICLSFGISELFRFFIQLLILKLLFKTKKLIDNFISFQTKEILFSFKKSV from the coding sequence ATGTTAAGACAAGAATTATTTAAAGATTTTTTAAAAAATAAAAAGAATTTAGAAATTCGTAATCAATTAATCGAACTTCATTTACCTTTAGTCAAAAAACTAACTTATCAATTTAAATATTATCCTCGAGTTTTAACCAAAGAAGATTTATACCAAGAAGGCGTTTTAGGATTAATCAAAGCCCTCAATAATTACCAAGATTTAGGTTATGACTTCATTTCTTACGCCACGCCAACTATCAAATCAGAAATTAGAGAACTAGTAAGAAAAAGTCATTCTCCTTCAATCCCCCAAAAAACAACCAAACCAAATAATATCAGCTTTAAAGAAGAAAAATACAAACAACCTAATTGGGATAAAATCCCCAATCCGCATCAATTATGTTTAAAACAAGTAAAACATGAATTATTAATCAAAAAATTAAAAACCAAACTAAGTAAAAATGAATTCAACGTTATTTGTTTAAGTTTTGGCATCTCTGAGCTGTTCCGTTTTTTCATACAACTTTTAATTTTAAAATTACTCTTTAAGACTAAAAAATTAATTGATAATTTCATATCTTTTCAAACTAAAGAAATATTGTTTTCATTCAAAAAAAGTGTCTAA
- the rsmH gene encoding 16S rRNA (cytosine(1402)-N(4))-methyltransferase RsmH: MNFEHISVLKEEAISFLQLKSDGIYVDATLGQGGHSLAILNHLKDGFLYSFDQDFSACCNMQTRISSEMPIEIIHSNFVNLKEELAKRNVFQIDGILFDLGLSSEQIDDPQRGFSYLQNVSLDMRFDTTTQTTTAQDIVNDYSFEKLKKIFKLYGEEKKAALIAQEIINRRPLHMSHDLVAITDIFYRYHKGHSAKKIFQALRIEVNQELEVLQKVLSQSLNLLKKEGRMVVISFHSLEDRIVKHFFKKNSILEIPQKLPIKQFEYPLPPLSILTKRAILPSADEMKHNSRSISAKLRVAIKNF, encoded by the coding sequence GTGAATTTTGAACATATTTCAGTTTTAAAAGAAGAAGCTATTTCTTTTTTACAACTAAAATCTGACGGCATTTATGTTGATGCCACTTTAGGGCAGGGAGGGCATAGTTTAGCTATTTTAAACCATTTAAAAGATGGTTTTTTATATTCTTTTGACCAAGATTTCAGTGCTTGTTGCAATATGCAAACAAGAATATCTTCTGAAATGCCAATAGAGATTATTCATAGTAATTTTGTCAATTTAAAAGAAGAATTAGCGAAAAGAAATGTTTTTCAAATCGATGGTATTTTATTTGATTTAGGACTATCTTCTGAACAAATCGATGATCCTCAAAGAGGCTTTAGTTATTTGCAAAACGTCTCTTTAGATATGAGGTTTGACACAACAACTCAAACAACGACCGCTCAAGATATTGTCAATGATTATTCTTTTGAAAAATTAAAAAAGATTTTCAAACTTTATGGTGAAGAAAAAAAAGCCGCTTTGATTGCCCAAGAAATTATTAACAGAAGACCTTTGCATATGTCACATGATTTGGTTGCCATTACTGATATTTTTTATCGCTATCACAAAGGACATAGTGCAAAAAAGATTTTTCAAGCTTTACGGATTGAAGTGAACCAAGAATTAGAAGTCTTACAAAAAGTTTTAAGCCAAAGTCTAAATTTGTTAAAAAAAGAAGGACGTATGGTTGTGATTAGTTTTCATTCTTTAGAAGATCGGATTGTTAAACATTTTTTTAAAAAAAATAGTATTTTGGAAATACCACAAAAACTACCAATTAAACAATTTGAATATCCGCTACCTCCTTTAAGCATTCTTACTAAAAGAGCTATTTTGCCTTCTGCAGATGAAATGAAACATAATTCTCGCAGTATCTCGGCCAAATTAAGGGTTGCTATCAAAAATTTTTAA
- the infC gene encoding translation initiation factor IF-3, with translation MFLFFIEIFFLNIYVKLKEVLDIKLFKTKKSPNNKDLYNDRIPQGSYLIIDEKGQKLGIFNRTEALKLSEEKEIDIVIVNADSNPMVARLMDYQKHRYNQQKKNRETKKKAQVSVLKEIRLSPTINTHDLNTKLKQVHKFLKQGNKVKISMRFRGRMINNYKLGETVLKQIIQDLTSVAQIENPLKLQGNQFTAVLTPSK, from the coding sequence GTGTTTCTCTTTTTTATAGAAATATTTTTCTTAAACATTTATGTTAAACTAAAGGAGGTTTTAGACATTAAATTATTTAAAACAAAGAAAAGCCCTAATAATAAAGATTTATATAACGACAGAATCCCTCAAGGTTCATATTTAATTATTGATGAAAAAGGGCAAAAGTTAGGCATTTTCAATCGAACAGAAGCTTTAAAATTATCAGAGGAAAAAGAAATTGACATTGTTATTGTTAATGCTGATTCTAATCCAATGGTTGCTCGTTTAATGGATTATCAAAAACATCGTTATAACCAACAAAAGAAAAATCGCGAAACCAAAAAAAAAGCTCAAGTTAGTGTTTTAAAAGAAATTCGCCTTAGTCCAACTATTAATACTCACGATTTAAATACTAAATTAAAACAAGTGCATAAATTTCTAAAGCAAGGCAATAAAGTTAAAATTAGTATGCGTTTTCGTGGTCGTATGATTAATAATTATAAATTAGGAGAAACGGTTTTAAAACAAATTATTCAAGATTTAACTAGCGTTGCTCAAATTGAAAACCCTTTGAAATTACAAGGAAACCAATTTACTGCTGTTTTAACTCCTTCAAAATAA